In Euzebya sp., the following proteins share a genomic window:
- a CDS encoding PH domain-containing protein, with amino-acid sequence MARRADAGHRAAEPGADGDVLTVSTSRVIPVVIGVVGVAWTAPTVLDLIAGGRVHPLYTPANLLVGAVLLAFALRMAAVRVVLHPDRIAVRRLVTTRAWPWDEVRGVSLRADDGIPRLRVVLVDGTAVAVPAWALVARDADGDREPAGDALERFGAAHGVAVRVRRITDPRRPT; translated from the coding sequence ATGGCTCGGCGAGCTGACGCCGGGCACCGGGCGGCCGAGCCCGGCGCCGACGGCGACGTGCTCACGGTGTCGACGTCGCGCGTGATCCCCGTCGTCATCGGGGTGGTCGGGGTGGCCTGGACGGCGCCGACGGTGCTCGACCTGATCGCCGGCGGACGGGTCCACCCCCTCTACACGCCCGCCAACCTCCTCGTCGGTGCCGTCCTGCTCGCCTTCGCGCTGCGGATGGCGGCGGTCCGCGTCGTGCTCCACCCCGACCGCATCGCGGTGCGGCGACTGGTCACCACCCGGGCCTGGCCCTGGGACGAGGTGCGCGGCGTCTCGCTCCGCGCCGACGACGGCATCCCCCGGCTGCGGGTCGTGCTGGTCGACGGCACGGCGGTCGCGGTGCCGGCGTGGGCCCTGGTGGCGCGGGACGCCGACGGGGACCGCGAGCCGGCGGGCGACGCGCTCGAGCGCTTCGGCGCCGCGCACGGCGTCGCCGTCCGGGTCAGGCGGATCACCGACCCCCGCCGCCCCACCTGA
- a CDS encoding GNAT family N-acetyltransferase, whose amino-acid sequence MTTAPPPAEGPDLAAQARRARRFEAVLRTRMASEVRRLPFGTARLCPDLPLVYDASAVEVERPVALVELLDPVEATFVDAGLGHRRITTSAPEVAWTLVPALSGAEGWDVSQVVYMVHDRTTRPAVSPVGFEVVDVDTWLDHADAFTAEHDWGRSAAVQAAMAERDRRLADVVGTRFVLSRDGTAGCHVYRHGEVAQIEEVQVLSAARGQGLGAGLMAAAMAACEDASLVFLVADADDWPRRWYTRLGFTPVASAWAWSRVADGSAS is encoded by the coding sequence ATGACGACCGCGCCACCCCCCGCCGAGGGTCCGGACCTCGCCGCGCAGGCCCGCCGGGCCCGGCGCTTCGAAGCCGTGCTGCGCACCCGCATGGCCAGCGAGGTGCGACGGCTACCCTTCGGGACCGCCCGGCTGTGCCCCGACCTCCCCCTGGTCTACGACGCGAGCGCCGTCGAGGTGGAACGACCCGTCGCCCTGGTCGAGCTGCTCGACCCCGTCGAGGCCACCTTCGTCGACGCCGGGCTCGGGCACCGGCGGATCACCACGTCCGCGCCCGAGGTGGCCTGGACCCTCGTGCCCGCCCTGTCCGGGGCCGAGGGGTGGGACGTCTCCCAGGTCGTGTACATGGTCCACGACCGCACCACCCGCCCGGCCGTGTCGCCGGTCGGCTTCGAGGTCGTCGACGTCGACACCTGGCTCGACCACGCCGACGCGTTCACCGCCGAGCACGACTGGGGGCGCAGCGCCGCCGTGCAGGCCGCCATGGCCGAGCGCGACCGGCGGCTCGCCGACGTGGTCGGCACCCGCTTCGTCCTGTCCCGCGACGGCACCGCCGGCTGCCACGTCTACCGACACGGCGAGGTCGCCCAGATCGAGGAGGTCCAGGTGCTCTCGGCCGCCCGCGGGCAGGGCCTCGGGGCGGGGCTGATGGCCGCGGCGATGGCGGCCTGCGAGGACGCGTCGCTGGTGTTCCTCGTCGCCGACGCCGACGACTGGCCGCGCCGCTGGTACACCCGGCTCGGCTTCACCCCCGTCGCCTCAGCCTGGGCGTGGAGCAGGGTCGCGGATGGCTCGGCGAGCTGA
- a CDS encoding WYL domain-containing protein: MPSIDQLSGEEIRDALGLLGLDDGVAGHSSRRALREKLTAPGLVADLVSRAPRVAADAFRTVAIDGAASVEDLIGRGWAGRGRLPEPLDWLQRRGLVMVGAEGLVHATDEARHGYATLTFDLPPADDAPEPTGDDAEEWVDPDSPEAAPLMIEEARTVVIAPTQAALDRAAAVPGAGLRTVAATVAVSDRPAGVVQAALESAGAPVSAAHGVTVTGGEMTLPGAEEEAVGPRAIRALLTRALDEGRQVRLEYFASSRGGQATERVVDPWVFSDDLLRGWCHLRKDERAFAVDRIGRARLLATGIAHQMS, from the coding sequence ATGCCATCGATCGACCAGCTGAGCGGTGAGGAGATCCGCGACGCCCTCGGCCTGCTCGGCCTGGACGACGGCGTCGCCGGCCACTCCTCCCGCCGGGCGCTCCGCGAGAAGCTGACCGCGCCCGGGCTGGTCGCCGACCTGGTCAGCCGGGCGCCGCGGGTGGCCGCCGATGCGTTCCGGACCGTCGCCATCGACGGGGCAGCCTCCGTGGAGGACCTCATCGGCCGGGGCTGGGCGGGCCGGGGCCGACTGCCCGAGCCGCTCGACTGGCTGCAGCGCCGCGGCCTGGTGATGGTCGGCGCCGAGGGGCTCGTCCACGCGACCGACGAGGCCCGCCACGGCTACGCCACCCTCACCTTCGACCTGCCGCCGGCGGACGACGCCCCCGAGCCGACCGGGGACGACGCGGAGGAGTGGGTCGACCCCGACTCGCCCGAGGCCGCTCCGCTGATGATCGAGGAGGCCCGCACGGTCGTGATCGCCCCCACCCAGGCGGCCCTCGACCGGGCTGCCGCCGTCCCCGGCGCGGGGCTTCGCACCGTCGCCGCGACCGTGGCGGTCAGCGACCGGCCCGCGGGCGTCGTCCAGGCGGCGCTCGAGTCCGCCGGCGCGCCGGTCTCCGCGGCGCACGGCGTGACCGTGACCGGCGGCGAGATGACGCTCCCCGGCGCGGAGGAGGAGGCCGTCGGCCCCCGCGCCATCCGCGCCCTGCTCACCCGCGCGCTGGACGAGGGCCGGCAGGTGCGGCTCGAGTACTTCGCCTCGTCGCGCGGCGGGCAGGCCACCGAGCGGGTCGTCGACCCGTGGGTGTTCAGCGACGACCTGCTGCGCGGCTGGTGCCACCTCCGCAAGGACGAGCGCGCGTTCGCCGTCGACCGGATCGGTCGTGCCCGGCTGCTCGCCACCGGCATCGCCCACCAGATGTCCTGA